One Globicephala melas chromosome 4, mGloMel1.2, whole genome shotgun sequence genomic window carries:
- the ITGB2 gene encoding integrin beta-2 isoform X2 yields MGEQRRGQDPPPGAPRAHRPRQGPHGLRYKWTLGGSICRPSTKQCAGERSWRLQVFRDMLRQRPQLLLLGSLLALRSVLSQECTKYRVSTCRDCVESGPGCAWCQKLNFTGQGEPDSTRCDTREQLLSKGCATDDIIDPRSHATTQEDQVGGQKQLSPQKVTLYLRPGQAAVFNVTFQRAKGYPIDLYYLMDLSYSMLDDLINVKKLGGDLLRALNEITESGRIGFGSFVDKTVLPFVNTHPEKLRNPCPNKEKECQAPFAFRHVLKLTDNSNQFRTEVGKQLISGNLDAPEGGLDAMMQVAACPEEIGWRNVTRLLVFATDDGFHFAGDGKLGAILTPNDGHCHLEDNMYKSSNEFDYPSVGQLAHKLAESNIQPIFAVTKRMVATYEKLTEIIPKSAVGELSDDSSNVVQLIKNAYNKLSSRVFLDHNTLPDTLKVTYDSFCSNGVSKVDQPRGDCDGVQINVPITFQVKVTATECIQEQSFVIRALGFTDTVTVRVLPQCKCRCRDASRDHSLCGGRGSMECGVCRCDAGYIGKNCECQTQGRSSQELEGSCRKDNGSIICSGLGDCICGQCVCHTSDVPNKKIYGQFCECDNVNCERYDGQVCGGEKRGLCFCGTCRCHNGHEGSACQCLKSTKGCLNLDGVECSGRGRCRCNVCQCDPGYQPPLCLECPGCPAPCARYANCAECLKFDQGPFAKNCSAACGETKLLPRPLPGRTCKERDSEGCWMTYTLLQREGRDRYDVHVNDTRECVKGPNVAAIVGGTVAGVVLVGLLLLGIWKVLTHLSDLREYKRFEKEKLKSQWNNDNPLFKSATTTVMNPKFAES; encoded by the exons ATGGGAGAGCAGAGGCGAGGGCAGGACCCACCTCCAGGTGCAcccagagcccacaggccacGGCAGGGGCCACATGGTCTTCGCTACAAGTGGACCTTGGGTGGGAGCATCTGCCGGCCGAGCACCAAGCAGTGTGCTGGGGAGAGGAGCTGGCGTTTGCAGGTATTCAGG gaCATGCTGCGCCAGCGCCCCCAGCTGCTGCTCCTGGGGAGCCTGCTCGCCCTCCGGTCTG TCCTTTCCCAGGAGTGCACCAAGTACAGAGTCAGCACCTGCCGGGACTGCGTTGAGTCAGGGCCTGGCTGCGCCTGGTGCCAGAAGCTG AACTTCACGGGGCAAGGGGAGCCTGACTCCACTCGCTGTGACACGCGGGAGCAGCTGCTGTCAAAGGGCTGCGCGACGGATGACATCATCGACCCCAGGAGCCACGCCACGACCCAGGAGGACCAGGTGGGGGGCCAGAAGCAGCTGTCCCCACAGAAAGTGACACTCTACCTGAGACCAG GTCAGGCGGCTGTGTTCAACGTGACCTTCCAGCGGGCCAAGGGCTACCCCATCGACCTGTACTACCTGATGGACCTCTCATACTCCATGCTGGACGACCTCATCAACGTCAAGAAGCTGGGGGGCGACCTGCTCCGGGCCCTCAACGAGATCACCGAGTCCGGCCGCATCG GCTTCGGGTCCTTCGTGGACAAGACGGTGCTCCCCTTCGTCAACACGCACCCCGAGAAGCTGCGGAACCCGTGCCCCAACAAGGAGAAGGAGTGCCAGGCCCCGTTCGCCTTTCGGCACGTGCTGAAACTCACCGACAACTCCAATCAGTTCCGGACGGAGGTCGGGAAGCAGCTGATCTCGGGAAACTTGGACGCCCCCGAGGGTGGGCTGGACGCCATGATGCAAGTCGCCGCGTGCCCG GAGGAGATCGGCTGGCGCAACGTCACCAGACTGCTGGTGTTTGCCACGGATGACGGCTTCCACTTTGCGGGAGACGGGAAGCTGGGCGCCATCCTCACTCCCAACGACGGCCACTGCCACCTGGAGGACAACATGTATAAAAGCAGCAACGAATTC GACTACCCATCGGTGGGCCAGCTGGCACACAAGCTGGCAGAAAGCAATATCCAGCCCATCTTCGCTGTGACCAAGAGAATGGTGGCAACGTACGAG AAGCTCACGGAGATCATCCCCAAGTCTGCAGTCGGGGAGCTGTCAGACGACTCCAGCAACGTAGTCCAGCTTATTAAGAACGCCTACAAC AAACTGTCCTCCAGAGTCTTTCTGGATCACAACACCCTCCCTGACACCCTGAAAGTCACCTACGACTCCTTCTGCAGTAACGGGGTATCGAAGGTGGACCAGCCCAGAGGGGACTGCGACGGCGTCCAGATCAACGTGCCG ATCACCTTCCAGGTGAAGGTCACAGCCACAGAGTGCATCCAGGAGCAGTCATTCGTCATCCGGGCGCTGGGCTTCACGGACACGGTGACTGTGCGGGTCCTCCCCCAGTGCAAGTGCCGGTGCCGGGACGCGAGCCGGGACCACAGCCTCTGCGGCGGCAGGGGCTCCATGGAGTGCGGAGTCTGCAG GTGCGACGCCGGCTACATAGGGAAGAACTGCGAGTGCCAGACGCAGGGCCGGAGCAGCCAGGAGCTGGAGGGAAGCTGCCGGAAGGACAACGGCTCCATCATCTGCTCGGGGCTGGGGGACTGCATCTGCGGGCAGTGCGTGTGCCACACGAGCGATGTGCCCAACAAGAAGATCTACGGCCAGTTCTGCGAGTGTGACAACGTCAACTGCGAGCGCTACGACGGCCAAGTCTGCGGGGGCGAGA AGCGAGGGCTCTGCTTCTGCGGCACCTGCAGGTGCCACAACGGCCACGAGGGCTCGGCGTGCCAGTGCCTCAAGTCTACGAAGGGCTGCCTCAACCTGGATGGCGTCGAGTGCAGCGGCCGCGGCCGGTGCCGCTGCAACGTGTGCCAGTGCGACCCCGGCTACCAGCCGCCCCTGTGCCTCGAGTGCCCGGGCTGCCCCGCGCCCTGCGCCCGCTACGC CAACTGCGCCGAGTGTCTGAAGTTCGACCAGGGCCCCTTCGCCAAGAACTGCAGCGCAGCGTGCGGGGAGACGAAGCTGCTGCCCAGGCCACTGCCCGGCCGCACGTGCAAGGAGCGCGACTCCGAGGGCTGCTGGATGACCTACACCCTGCTGCAGCGCGAGGGGCGGGACAGATACGACGTGCACGTGAACGACACGCGCG AGTGCGTGAAGGGCCCCAACGTCGCCGCCATCGTGGGGGGCACCGTGGCAGGCGTCGTGCTCGTCGGCCTCCTCCTGCTGGGCATCTGGAAGGTCCTGACCCACCTGAGTGACCTCAGGGAGTACAAGCGCTTCGAGAAGGAGAAGCTGAAGTCCCAGTGGAATAAC GACAACCCCCTTTTCAAGAGCGCCACCACGACAGTCATGAACCCTAAGTTTGCTGAGAGTTAG
- the ITGB2 gene encoding integrin beta-2 isoform X1 — translation MLRQRPQLLLLGSLLALRSVLSQECTKYRVSTCRDCVESGPGCAWCQKLNFTGQGEPDSTRCDTREQLLSKGCATDDIIDPRSHATTQEDQVGGQKQLSPQKVTLYLRPGQAAVFNVTFQRAKGYPIDLYYLMDLSYSMLDDLINVKKLGGDLLRALNEITESGRIGFGSFVDKTVLPFVNTHPEKLRNPCPNKEKECQAPFAFRHVLKLTDNSNQFRTEVGKQLISGNLDAPEGGLDAMMQVAACPEEIGWRNVTRLLVFATDDGFHFAGDGKLGAILTPNDGHCHLEDNMYKSSNEFDYPSVGQLAHKLAESNIQPIFAVTKRMVATYEKLTEIIPKSAVGELSDDSSNVVQLIKNAYNKLSSRVFLDHNTLPDTLKVTYDSFCSNGVSKVDQPRGDCDGVQINVPITFQVKVTATECIQEQSFVIRALGFTDTVTVRVLPQCKCRCRDASRDHSLCGGRGSMECGVCRCDAGYIGKNCECQTQGRSSQELEGSCRKDNGSIICSGLGDCICGQCVCHTSDVPNKKIYGQFCECDNVNCERYDGQVCGGEKRGLCFCGTCRCHNGHEGSACQCLKSTKGCLNLDGVECSGRGRCRCNVCQCDPGYQPPLCLECPGCPAPCARYANCAECLKFDQGPFAKNCSAACGETKLLPRPLPGRTCKERDSEGCWMTYTLLQREGRDRYDVHVNDTRECVKGPNVAAIVGGTVAGVVLVGLLLLGIWKVLTHLSDLREYKRFEKEKLKSQWNNDNPLFKSATTTVMNPKFAES, via the exons ATGCTGCGCCAGCGCCCCCAGCTGCTGCTCCTGGGGAGCCTGCTCGCCCTCCGGTCTG TCCTTTCCCAGGAGTGCACCAAGTACAGAGTCAGCACCTGCCGGGACTGCGTTGAGTCAGGGCCTGGCTGCGCCTGGTGCCAGAAGCTG AACTTCACGGGGCAAGGGGAGCCTGACTCCACTCGCTGTGACACGCGGGAGCAGCTGCTGTCAAAGGGCTGCGCGACGGATGACATCATCGACCCCAGGAGCCACGCCACGACCCAGGAGGACCAGGTGGGGGGCCAGAAGCAGCTGTCCCCACAGAAAGTGACACTCTACCTGAGACCAG GTCAGGCGGCTGTGTTCAACGTGACCTTCCAGCGGGCCAAGGGCTACCCCATCGACCTGTACTACCTGATGGACCTCTCATACTCCATGCTGGACGACCTCATCAACGTCAAGAAGCTGGGGGGCGACCTGCTCCGGGCCCTCAACGAGATCACCGAGTCCGGCCGCATCG GCTTCGGGTCCTTCGTGGACAAGACGGTGCTCCCCTTCGTCAACACGCACCCCGAGAAGCTGCGGAACCCGTGCCCCAACAAGGAGAAGGAGTGCCAGGCCCCGTTCGCCTTTCGGCACGTGCTGAAACTCACCGACAACTCCAATCAGTTCCGGACGGAGGTCGGGAAGCAGCTGATCTCGGGAAACTTGGACGCCCCCGAGGGTGGGCTGGACGCCATGATGCAAGTCGCCGCGTGCCCG GAGGAGATCGGCTGGCGCAACGTCACCAGACTGCTGGTGTTTGCCACGGATGACGGCTTCCACTTTGCGGGAGACGGGAAGCTGGGCGCCATCCTCACTCCCAACGACGGCCACTGCCACCTGGAGGACAACATGTATAAAAGCAGCAACGAATTC GACTACCCATCGGTGGGCCAGCTGGCACACAAGCTGGCAGAAAGCAATATCCAGCCCATCTTCGCTGTGACCAAGAGAATGGTGGCAACGTACGAG AAGCTCACGGAGATCATCCCCAAGTCTGCAGTCGGGGAGCTGTCAGACGACTCCAGCAACGTAGTCCAGCTTATTAAGAACGCCTACAAC AAACTGTCCTCCAGAGTCTTTCTGGATCACAACACCCTCCCTGACACCCTGAAAGTCACCTACGACTCCTTCTGCAGTAACGGGGTATCGAAGGTGGACCAGCCCAGAGGGGACTGCGACGGCGTCCAGATCAACGTGCCG ATCACCTTCCAGGTGAAGGTCACAGCCACAGAGTGCATCCAGGAGCAGTCATTCGTCATCCGGGCGCTGGGCTTCACGGACACGGTGACTGTGCGGGTCCTCCCCCAGTGCAAGTGCCGGTGCCGGGACGCGAGCCGGGACCACAGCCTCTGCGGCGGCAGGGGCTCCATGGAGTGCGGAGTCTGCAG GTGCGACGCCGGCTACATAGGGAAGAACTGCGAGTGCCAGACGCAGGGCCGGAGCAGCCAGGAGCTGGAGGGAAGCTGCCGGAAGGACAACGGCTCCATCATCTGCTCGGGGCTGGGGGACTGCATCTGCGGGCAGTGCGTGTGCCACACGAGCGATGTGCCCAACAAGAAGATCTACGGCCAGTTCTGCGAGTGTGACAACGTCAACTGCGAGCGCTACGACGGCCAAGTCTGCGGGGGCGAGA AGCGAGGGCTCTGCTTCTGCGGCACCTGCAGGTGCCACAACGGCCACGAGGGCTCGGCGTGCCAGTGCCTCAAGTCTACGAAGGGCTGCCTCAACCTGGATGGCGTCGAGTGCAGCGGCCGCGGCCGGTGCCGCTGCAACGTGTGCCAGTGCGACCCCGGCTACCAGCCGCCCCTGTGCCTCGAGTGCCCGGGCTGCCCCGCGCCCTGCGCCCGCTACGC CAACTGCGCCGAGTGTCTGAAGTTCGACCAGGGCCCCTTCGCCAAGAACTGCAGCGCAGCGTGCGGGGAGACGAAGCTGCTGCCCAGGCCACTGCCCGGCCGCACGTGCAAGGAGCGCGACTCCGAGGGCTGCTGGATGACCTACACCCTGCTGCAGCGCGAGGGGCGGGACAGATACGACGTGCACGTGAACGACACGCGCG AGTGCGTGAAGGGCCCCAACGTCGCCGCCATCGTGGGGGGCACCGTGGCAGGCGTCGTGCTCGTCGGCCTCCTCCTGCTGGGCATCTGGAAGGTCCTGACCCACCTGAGTGACCTCAGGGAGTACAAGCGCTTCGAGAAGGAGAAGCTGAAGTCCCAGTGGAATAAC GACAACCCCCTTTTCAAGAGCGCCACCACGACAGTCATGAACCCTAAGTTTGCTGAGAGTTAG